From the genome of Polypterus senegalus isolate Bchr_013 chromosome 8, ASM1683550v1, whole genome shotgun sequence:
AGACTTGAAGATCTCCTCGTGTTCCTTCACTTCTCTCTCTGCTGAGCTCTGatcagaagaaaacagaaattaatttcaGTCTCAAGAGCTTCAGAGAAGTagaattttaaattagaaaaagtggAAAAGCAAAGCAGCAAACAGTTTATTGAAGATTAAGAATCGGAATTAAAATATTGAAGGTAACTGGGTATTCATACatgaaaaatgatcaaaacttGCTTACAATCtgaattttatgtttaaaatggcctttactcaaaaGCTGCACATTTTTATGCTCAACATGTATGATAATAGCAAATCAATTTGTATAAAAGCAGTTTTTCCTAATTTCATAGCACCTTTGACCTTCATTCAAATCTTCACTCACTTCAACTGTGATATTCTCACCTGAATCTTCTCTATGGTCTCCTTCAtctctttcagtttctttttattctttttaattttctttttcataattaccCTTGTCTCTTCCAGGTGATTCTATATGAAGACAAAATGGACTAAATTTTaccatattataaaatatatagattGTAACCTTAGTGGAAGGTTTTACCACAGAGCACTTTTTATTGTCACTCATTCTTATATTTTAGAACTTCCTTAGTACACTAGAGGATTGTGGTTAGCCACCGCCTAGCCAGGCAGCACTGTGCACATTGCAGGAATCAGCCCTGGTCATGATGACATTCTGTCACAGGTAGccacacactcacacatccacacacacgcacacactgtGTCTTTATGGGCTGCGTTAGATGAACCAAACATAGTGgatgttttctgaaaaaaataattaaatacatatacatataagcATACATTTAGTGGAAAGGAGTCACCTTTTGAAAAAATAGCACTAAACTCTGTTCGATCCTGAAAGGTAACACAGACCCCCGCACTGTCCCGACCCCAGCTTCTTCTCCCACAATTACCCTTCCCATCGCTACTTCTCTCCTCACCTGTCTCGCTGCTCGCTCTTCTTCAGGTGTCACCGTGTCGTGATTCTTATGTTCAGTCGCCACACAAAGTAAGCACACACATGTCTGGTCGGTCCTGCAGAAGATTTCCAGAactttctgatgtttctcacagagtttctctTCGAGGCTTGCTCTCTTCGGCTCTCCCAGTTTGTGTCTTTTCAGCACATCAGACCGCCggtgaggctgcaggtgagtctcACAGTAGGAGGCCATGCAGGTCAGGCAGCTCTTCACGGCTCTCAGTTTTCTCCCCGTACAAACATCACAGGGCACATCGTCAGGTCCAGCGGAACTCTTCAGTTTCTCGATCAGTTCTGCTAATACGGTGTTTTTGTTCAGCTCCGGCCTCTCGTTAAATGCCCGTCTGCACTGAGGACACTGGTAGCCTCCCTGTGTGTCAGGCTGGTCCCAGTAGTCATTAATGCAGTCCATACAGTAGCTGTGTCCGCATACGAGAGTGACCGGCTCCTTCAGGACATCCACACACACCGGGCAGGAGTACCAATCGGCGGACAACGAAGGGTTATTAGTTTCTGCTGCCATCGCGAACGTCTAAGCGGTCTGACAAACAGGCGTTAACAGggaaaaagtgaaagtgaaagaaTCTCCGAGGACTTCCGGATATGTGCACACactgatttcattttaataaggCAGTTCAATTAAAgaatgtggatatatatatatatatatatatatatatatatatatatatatatatatatatatatatatatatatatatatatatatatatatatatatggagagagATATACTTTCTTTTTCTAAATGAGTACTTGCTTTCAGCACTGATGAAATGCGATCATCGCGGCTGGAATTAAAGATTAATTGGCTGTGACAATAGCACAGGAAACGGGaatgaagaaaaacataattaacaaaaaaaaaaaacagctaaacgGGACCGATCAGCTAAGTCGCGTTTACCAGAATTTGGCATTCCTTTTAACTCTTAGAAATTCTTTACTTCACTTCATTGCGATATCATTCATATCCACAAGATGGCGGTGTAGGATAAATCACATGCCTTGACGTACAgtgattcataattttaaaaggttGATTTCAATAGAACTGTAATATGCAAACAATTACAAATACTTGCAAGAAAAGGTCATGCTGTGTAAGGTGCTGTATAGAATTTATCAGCCTTGTCGTGGATACTGAGCCAACACATCTCATATTCTGACTGAAGCACAATAAGAACATGGCAACACAAGTaactttttgctgatgacatttgcAGGGGATTGATAACTGTTATTTCTTAGGTCTTACCTAAGTTTGACTAAAAAGATGACCAAATTTGACAtcaagtcaaaaaacaaaatgcagaagaGAAAAGAACCAACAAATGAAAACCATGGTTCCACATCTATGTAGAACTATGTCCCATGGGGCAGTCAAGGGTCAGTGTCCATGGTCCTCTATACAATAAAAAGTAATAGCAGTGCCTAAAAtgatcaaagtaaaaagtatgtgaacccctaggaattatctatatttaagtctaattcccatataaaacatggtcgtatcttcatgtcagtaACAATAATGagcaaacacagtctcctataactaaagatacacagattttcagagaatttttgaccatattgaataaatcactcaaactgtgaaactgaaggttggaaaaagtaagtgaagtctaagctaatgactttttaaaaagctcattgcagtctgaatttagcacacctggagtccatttaatgaaaacagttcagaggtgtggcctcgaatgactttgattgataaaaaaacactataaagtttcagtttgagcttttgacaagaagcaaatccagatgggaatcatgactcacacaaaagagctgtctgaagagctacaatggagaattgttaatctacataaggctggaaagggttacaaagtcatctcaaagattttagatattcatcaatctactgttaggcaaggtgtctataaatggagacaatttggtattgtggctactctgcctagaagtgggcgccctgccaagatgaccccaagagcacaacatAAAGTCaccaatgaggtaaagaagaaccctagagtgacagcaaaggacatgaagaagtcattagaactggctaacatctctgttcatgagtcaactatacgcaaaacattgaacaagaaaggagtccatatCAGGATatcaagaaggaagccactgctatcaaaaaagaacattgctgaacgcctgaagtttgcgaaagagcacttggacactccacaccGGTACAGGGAAAATATTCTGTGGAGTGattaaaccaaaattgaactatttgggaggaacaagcagaacttcatctggcgtaaaaagggcactgcatatcaacatcaaaacatcatccctacagtaaagtatggtggagggaacatcaggatttgggcctgctttgctgcatcagggcctggacagcttgccatcattgaggggaaaatgaattcacaagtatatcaacaaattctccagcataatgtgagggtgtctgtccatcaacttaagctcagaagaggctgggcgatgcaacaggacaatgaccccaaacatcgcagcaaatctac
Proteins encoded in this window:
- the LOC120534497 gene encoding E3 ubiquitin-protein ligase TRIM47-like, with protein sequence MAAETNNPSLSADWYSCPVCVDVLKEPVTLVCGHSYCMDCINDYWDQPDTQGGYQCPQCRRAFNERPELNKNTVLAELIEKLKSSAGPDDVPCDVCTGRKLRAVKSCLTCMASYCETHLQPHRRSDVLKRHKLGEPKRASLEEKLCEKHQKVLEIFCRTDQTCVCLLCVATEHKNHDTVTPEEERAARQNHLEETRVIMKKKIKKNKKKLKEMKETIEKIQSSAEREVKEHEEIFKSALESIERLRSEVTEVIRRHERTKVREAKKVMEQLEKEIKELKRRNTHLDKLSQTENHIDFLKKFSSLHFPLEDQDTPAVSASEDLLPETLRKSLSDLKKKLEEISNWEIVKISEDGGLCVLS